A portion of the Andreesenia angusta genome contains these proteins:
- the pheT gene encoding phenylalanine--tRNA ligase subunit beta, whose product MLVPVKWMKDYVDIDGIDIRELADKLNSSGSHVEAIEKVDKGVEKVVVGKILEIEKHPDADKLVVTKIDVGEDEAVQIVTGASNVSEGDYVPVALVGAKLPDGLKIKKGKLRGIASYGMLCSADELGIDDSVVPKEQKDGIFILDQAYELGLDIREVMNLSEEVIEFEITPNRPDCFSIVGMARETGASIGRNITMPSAELKSEEGSIEDYFGGVEVEDSENCKRYYAKVIKDVKIGPSPMWMQTRLMEAGIRPTNNIVDITNYVMVELGQPLHAFDLNSLRGNKIVVKRAEDGTVFKTLDGVERKLDSSMLLINDGEGPVAIAGIMGGLDSEVTPETTSILVESASFDSKNIRLTSKKIGLRTEASSKFEKGLDPNISKLACERVCHLVEEIGAGTVVAGAYDQGGELPSEREIRVSVEKINGLLGKELSEERIVEILNYLEIESSVESGDVLSKIPTFRGDIAIDVDIVEEIARVYGFENIESKPLEGVLSRGKKTCKRSFEGDVKDLLVGMGLYEIMTYSFISPKVYDKLRISEHSIMRNYVTLRNPLGEDYSVMRTTLMGNALDVLSRNYKRGVESMMTCEIGNTFVPNEIPVVTLPKEKKILSIGMYGDDADFFTLKGIVENILEYMGINHAEIVREENNPSFHPGRTACIVCEEYLLGTMGEVHPEVLENYEMKERAYIAELDFDRLFYLSDRSKKYKPLPKYPSISRDIALLADEDLAVGDIERVINENGGALVEEVKLFDVYTGDQIESGKKSIAYSIVYRSEEKTLTDEEILPVHEKILSELESKLNISLRK is encoded by the coding sequence ATGTTAGTACCTGTTAAATGGATGAAGGACTATGTAGACATAGACGGCATAGATATAAGGGAGTTGGCGGACAAGCTGAACTCTTCTGGCTCTCACGTAGAGGCCATAGAGAAAGTGGACAAGGGAGTAGAGAAGGTAGTAGTTGGAAAAATACTCGAGATAGAAAAACACCCAGACGCAGACAAGCTAGTTGTAACCAAGATAGATGTAGGTGAGGACGAGGCTGTACAGATAGTCACTGGGGCGAGCAATGTAAGCGAAGGAGACTACGTGCCGGTGGCGCTTGTAGGAGCGAAACTGCCTGACGGACTCAAGATAAAGAAGGGAAAGCTTAGAGGGATAGCTTCTTACGGGATGCTCTGCTCGGCAGACGAGCTTGGAATCGACGACAGCGTAGTTCCAAAAGAGCAGAAAGACGGAATATTTATACTGGACCAGGCTTACGAGCTAGGACTCGACATAAGAGAGGTCATGAACCTTTCAGAGGAAGTGATAGAGTTCGAGATCACGCCTAACAGACCTGACTGCTTCAGCATAGTTGGAATGGCGAGAGAGACTGGAGCTTCTATAGGCAGAAACATCACTATGCCTTCAGCAGAGCTTAAAAGCGAAGAGGGAAGCATAGAGGACTACTTCGGTGGAGTGGAAGTCGAGGATTCGGAGAACTGCAAGAGATACTACGCCAAAGTGATAAAAGACGTAAAGATAGGGCCATCTCCTATGTGGATGCAGACAAGGCTTATGGAGGCCGGAATAAGGCCTACAAACAACATAGTGGACATAACCAACTATGTGATGGTGGAGCTTGGACAGCCACTTCACGCCTTCGACCTAAACAGCTTGCGTGGAAACAAGATAGTGGTCAAGAGAGCTGAGGACGGAACGGTGTTCAAGACTCTAGACGGAGTTGAGAGAAAGTTGGACAGCTCTATGTTGCTTATAAACGACGGTGAAGGGCCTGTTGCTATAGCCGGAATTATGGGCGGGCTTGACAGTGAGGTCACTCCTGAGACGACTTCTATACTGGTGGAGTCGGCGAGCTTCGACTCTAAGAACATAAGGCTGACTTCTAAGAAGATAGGCCTTAGAACAGAAGCTTCTTCGAAGTTCGAGAAAGGTCTTGACCCTAATATCTCAAAGCTTGCGTGCGAGAGGGTATGCCATCTTGTAGAGGAGATAGGAGCTGGAACTGTTGTGGCCGGAGCTTACGACCAAGGCGGAGAGCTTCCTTCAGAGAGAGAGATAAGAGTGTCTGTAGAGAAGATAAACGGACTGCTTGGAAAGGAACTGTCTGAGGAGAGGATAGTGGAGATACTGAATTACCTCGAGATAGAGTCAAGTGTTGAATCAGGAGATGTATTGTCTAAGATACCTACTTTCAGAGGCGATATAGCCATAGATGTGGACATAGTAGAGGAAATAGCCAGAGTATACGGCTTTGAAAATATAGAGTCCAAGCCTCTAGAGGGAGTGCTGAGCAGAGGTAAGAAGACATGCAAGAGAAGCTTTGAAGGAGATGTAAAAGACCTGCTTGTGGGCATGGGACTTTACGAGATAATGACTTACTCTTTTATAAGCCCTAAAGTCTACGACAAGCTTAGAATATCTGAGCACAGCATAATGAGAAACTACGTAACGCTTAGAAACCCTCTAGGAGAGGACTACAGCGTGATGAGAACTACGCTTATGGGAAATGCACTAGACGTGCTTTCGAGAAACTACAAGCGTGGAGTGGAGAGCATGATGACCTGCGAAATAGGAAACACTTTCGTACCAAACGAAATTCCTGTAGTGACACTGCCTAAAGAGAAGAAGATACTCTCTATAGGGATGTACGGTGACGATGCGGACTTCTTTACGCTCAAGGGCATAGTTGAAAACATACTCGAGTACATGGGCATAAATCACGCCGAAATAGTGAGAGAGGAGAACAACCCTAGCTTCCACCCTGGAAGAACTGCCTGCATAGTGTGCGAGGAGTATCTGCTTGGAACTATGGGAGAGGTTCATCCGGAAGTGCTTGAAAACTACGAGATGAAGGAGAGAGCCTATATTGCAGAGCTAGACTTTGACAGGCTTTTCTATCTATCAGACAGAAGCAAGAAGTACAAGCCGCTTCCAAAATACCCTTCTATAAGCAGGGATATAGCGCTGCTGGCTGACGAGGACCTTGCTGTTGGGGATATAGAGAGAGTTATAAATGAAAACGGAGGAGCACTCGTGGAGGAAGTCAAGCTTTTCGACGTATATACAGGAGACCAGATAGAAAGCGGCAAGAAGAGCATAGCCTACTCTATAGTCTACAGGTCGGAAGAGAAGACGCTTACAGACGAGGAGATACTGCCTGTTCACGAAAAGATACTCTCTGAACTGGAGTCAAAACTGAATATAAGCCTTAGAAAATAA
- the pheS gene encoding phenylalanine--tRNA ligase subunit alpha, whose product MKQQLKEIQDIALEKLAKVCDLNELDQIRVQYLGKKGELTGVLRGMGALSKEERPVIGQVANEVREAIENRIEELKEELKQRVREAQFKAEKIDITMPGKKVASGKKHPLLKSIEELENIFMTMGFDIVDGPEIETVYNNFDALNSPEDHPSRDESDTFYITDNILLRTHTSSVQIRAMENRKPPIRIVSTGRTFRFDAVDDTHSPMFHQLEGLVVDKHVNVANLKHTIDLFIREIFGNQLETRFRPHYFPFTEPSVEVDVACFKCLGKGCESCGGTGWSMELLGCGMVHPKVLRNCGIDPEEYSGFAFGLGLDRIAMVKYGINNIRLLFENDKRFLQQF is encoded by the coding sequence ATGAAACAACAGTTAAAAGAGATACAGGATATTGCACTTGAAAAGCTGGCCAAAGTTTGCGACTTAAACGAGCTAGACCAGATAAGAGTACAGTACCTTGGAAAAAAAGGAGAGCTTACAGGGGTCTTAAGAGGCATGGGAGCTCTATCTAAAGAGGAGAGACCTGTTATAGGTCAGGTAGCCAACGAGGTCAGAGAGGCCATAGAGAACAGGATAGAGGAACTGAAAGAGGAACTTAAGCAGAGAGTGAGAGAGGCCCAGTTCAAGGCCGAGAAGATAGACATCACAATGCCTGGCAAGAAAGTTGCAAGCGGGAAGAAACACCCTCTTTTAAAGAGCATAGAGGAGCTTGAAAACATATTTATGACTATGGGATTCGACATAGTGGACGGGCCTGAGATAGAGACTGTCTACAACAACTTCGACGCTCTGAACTCCCCTGAAGACCATCCTTCAAGAGACGAGAGCGACACTTTCTATATAACTGACAACATACTGCTCAGAACGCATACATCTTCGGTGCAGATAAGGGCTATGGAGAACAGAAAGCCTCCTATCAGGATAGTTTCGACTGGAAGGACTTTCAGATTCGACGCAGTCGACGACACTCACTCGCCTATGTTCCATCAGCTAGAGGGGCTTGTGGTGGACAAGCACGTGAATGTAGCCAACTTAAAGCACACTATAGACCTCTTTATAAGAGAGATATTTGGAAATCAGCTGGAGACGAGGTTCAGACCACATTACTTCCCGTTTACAGAGCCAAGCGTAGAGGTGGACGTGGCTTGCTTTAAATGCCTTGGAAAGGGCTGCGAATCTTGCGGAGGAACAGGATGGAGCATGGAGCTTCTAGGCTGTGGAATGGTTCACCCTAAAGTGCTTAGAAACTGTGGGATAGACCCTGAAGAGTACAGCGGATTTGCATTCGGACTTGGACTAGACAGAATAGCCATGGTCAAGTACGGAATAAACAACATAAGACTGCTATTCGAAAACGACAAGAGATTCTTGCAGCAGTTCTAG
- a CDS encoding TrmH family RNA methyltransferase, with the protein MKHGLEIDSHSNPRFKWLKSLLKKRSRWKESAFIIEGVRSVEQALDSEHEVECIAYSDLIRKTDRGSNLLERIQRSNTKNFCLDEKLFREISDTEEPQWIMAVVKFGFKSLEESLKTEGNFFVLLDRVQDPGNMGTIIRTGEAFGANGIIVTDGCVDVYNSKTVRSTMGALLDISLIYYEDIEEAISELKSRGIKIVSSSLNTENMLYDIDLREDMALVVGNEGSGISERVVELSDELAKIPMVGKAESLNAGVASGVFMYEVLRQRIEQK; encoded by the coding sequence GTGAAACATGGTCTAGAGATAGATAGTCACTCTAATCCAAGGTTTAAATGGCTGAAATCTCTTTTGAAAAAGAGGAGTAGATGGAAAGAGTCTGCATTCATAATCGAAGGAGTCAGGAGCGTAGAGCAAGCACTAGACAGCGAGCATGAAGTCGAGTGCATAGCCTACTCTGACTTGATTAGAAAGACAGATAGAGGCTCTAACCTGCTAGAGAGAATACAGCGCTCAAACACAAAGAATTTTTGTTTGGACGAAAAGCTCTTCAGGGAGATATCAGACACTGAGGAGCCACAGTGGATAATGGCGGTTGTGAAGTTTGGGTTTAAAAGTCTGGAGGAATCCCTGAAAACAGAGGGAAACTTCTTCGTGCTCCTAGACAGAGTTCAGGACCCTGGAAATATGGGGACTATAATCAGGACTGGTGAGGCCTTTGGGGCGAACGGAATAATAGTCACAGATGGGTGCGTAGATGTATATAATTCCAAGACAGTCAGGTCTACTATGGGGGCGCTGCTCGACATATCGCTTATATACTACGAAGACATAGAGGAAGCCATCTCTGAGCTAAAGTCTAGGGGTATAAAGATAGTCTCGAGTTCTTTAAACACCGAGAACATGCTCTACGATATAGACCTCAGAGAAGATATGGCGCTTGTGGTCGGAAATGAAGGCTCTGGAATATCTGAAAGAGTTGTAGAGCTCTCAGACGAGCTGGCCAAGATTCCAATGGTAGGGAAAGCTGAGTCTCTTAACGCCGGTGTGGCTTCGGGGGTATTTATGTACGAGGTGCTGAGGCAGAGGATTGAACAAAAGTAG
- a CDS encoding potassium channel family protein codes for MKDFVVIGCGRFGQSVAKSLYAKGHDVMAVDIDPEKVQNISDYVTHAIEVDAMDEAALKAIGVRNFDVAVVSIGSDIQASILTTLIVKELGVKYVVAKALNDIQAKVLYKIGADRVIFPERDMGIRLAHSLVKNNVLDYIELDPNYSVMEITALKDWEGKTLKELQLPTEYGVNIMAIKCGDDVNVSPYAEDVIKRGDILIVIGNTENINKLGEDD; via the coding sequence ATGAAAGACTTTGTAGTTATAGGATGTGGAAGGTTTGGGCAAAGTGTAGCAAAGAGTCTCTATGCAAAAGGACATGATGTGATGGCTGTGGATATAGATCCGGAGAAAGTCCAAAACATCTCGGACTACGTAACCCATGCCATAGAGGTTGATGCCATGGACGAAGCCGCGCTTAAGGCCATAGGCGTTAGAAACTTCGACGTGGCTGTTGTAAGCATAGGGTCTGATATACAGGCATCTATACTCACTACGCTTATAGTGAAAGAGCTAGGGGTAAAATATGTCGTAGCCAAGGCGCTGAACGATATACAGGCGAAAGTGCTATACAAGATAGGAGCTGACAGAGTTATATTCCCGGAGCGCGACATGGGAATTAGGCTTGCGCACAGCCTTGTCAAGAACAACGTGCTAGACTATATAGAGCTAGATCCAAACTACTCGGTGATGGAGATAACTGCCCTTAAAGACTGGGAAGGAAAGACTCTAAAAGAGCTCCAACTCCCTACAGAGTATGGCGTCAACATAATGGCCATAAAATGTGGAGATGACGTAAATGTATCGCCTTACGCTGAGGATGTTATAAAGCGAGGAGACATACTCATAGTGATAGGGAACACTGAGAATATAAATAAGCTAGGAGAAGATGACTAG
- a CDS encoding TrkH family potassium uptake protein → MRDDLEVVEIDFKSGIKSLKLKPARVLVLGIAGIILLGGLLLNLPIASKDGASVGFLNALFTATSAVSVTGLVVVNTAEHWTVFGKLVIIVLIQAGGLGFMTLATLIALILGKRIGLRDRLIIQEQLNQFNLSGVVNLARYVILSTFAIELAGAMLLSTSFIPKYGIFKGIAYSLFHSISAFCNAGFDIIGNSMEDFVGDPVVILTISGLIILGGLGYTVFMEITRNRTYILKKASLHTKMVFKVNALLLVSGFVFVMLVEYNNPSTLKILDFNEKVLASIFQTVITRTAGFNSVNLGGLRPATVLFFVILMFIGGSPSSTAGGIKTTTFGVIMGTLASIVKGKDDVEIMERRIPLHLVFRAFAIAIISMTVIITMTMILTFTEDQVFLDLLFEVTSAFATVGVTRGITPELSGIGKVVIITTMFIGKVGPLTLAFALAKRHRQYDGKYRYPEDKLMIG, encoded by the coding sequence TTGAGAGACGACTTGGAGGTGGTAGAAATAGACTTTAAAAGTGGAATAAAAAGTTTAAAGCTGAAGCCGGCGAGGGTGCTTGTGCTGGGAATAGCTGGAATAATCCTCTTGGGGGGACTTCTTTTAAACCTTCCAATAGCTTCGAAGGATGGAGCTAGCGTAGGTTTTCTGAACGCGCTTTTCACTGCCACATCGGCTGTGAGTGTGACAGGGCTTGTAGTAGTGAATACGGCAGAGCATTGGACTGTATTTGGTAAATTGGTGATAATAGTGCTGATTCAGGCGGGTGGACTTGGATTTATGACACTTGCGACCCTTATCGCCTTGATACTTGGGAAGCGAATAGGGCTTAGAGACAGGCTTATAATACAGGAGCAGCTGAATCAATTCAATCTATCGGGAGTAGTGAACTTGGCCAGATATGTGATACTTTCGACTTTTGCGATAGAACTTGCAGGGGCCATGCTGCTCTCGACCAGTTTTATACCTAAGTATGGAATTTTCAAAGGGATAGCTTATTCTCTATTTCACTCCATATCTGCTTTCTGTAATGCCGGATTTGACATAATAGGAAACAGTATGGAGGATTTTGTAGGAGACCCTGTGGTTATACTCACAATAAGCGGACTGATAATACTTGGAGGGCTCGGGTACACTGTTTTTATGGAGATTACAAGGAACAGGACATATATACTTAAGAAGGCATCGCTCCATACCAAGATGGTGTTTAAGGTCAATGCACTTCTTCTAGTCTCAGGGTTTGTGTTTGTAATGCTTGTGGAGTACAATAATCCAAGTACGCTAAAAATACTGGATTTCAACGAGAAAGTGCTGGCATCTATATTTCAGACTGTAATAACTAGAACAGCAGGATTTAACAGTGTAAACCTTGGCGGACTTAGGCCGGCCACGGTGCTTTTCTTTGTAATACTTATGTTCATAGGAGGTTCTCCAAGTTCCACAGCTGGAGGTATAAAGACCACCACGTTTGGAGTTATAATGGGAACTCTTGCATCTATAGTAAAGGGCAAGGATGATGTGGAAATAATGGAGAGAAGAATTCCGCTTCACCTTGTGTTTAGAGCTTTTGCGATTGCGATAATCAGTATGACTGTGATTATAACTATGACAATGATACTTACGTTTACTGAAGACCAGGTATTTCTAGACCTTCTATTCGAGGTGACCTCGGCTTTTGCGACTGTAGGTGTTACTAGGGGAATCACTCCGGAACTATCTGGGATAGGGAAAGTCGTTATAATTACAACCATGTTTATAGGCAAGGTGGGGCCTCTTACACTGGCTTTTGCACTTGCTAAGAGACACAGGCAGTACGATGGAAAGTATAGATATCCTGAAGATAAGCTTATGATAGGATAA
- the rplT gene encoding 50S ribosomal protein L20 produces MARVKKSTNARKKHRKILKLAKGYYGAKSKLYRPANQAVMKSLDYAYVGRKLRKRDFRKLWIARINAAARINGISYSKFISGLKKAGVEVNRKMLSEMGIYDPQGFAKLVEIAKNA; encoded by the coding sequence ATGGCAAGAGTAAAAAAATCTACAAATGCTAGAAAAAAGCATAGAAAAATACTAAAGCTCGCTAAAGGATACTACGGAGCTAAGAGTAAATTATATAGACCAGCAAACCAAGCTGTTATGAAGTCGCTAGACTACGCTTACGTTGGACGTAAACTTAGAAAGAGAGATTTCAGAAAGCTTTGGATAGCTAGAATAAACGCAGCTGCTAGAATAAATGGAATATCTTACAGCAAGTTTATAAGCGGACTTAAGAAAGCTGGAGTTGAAGTGAACAGAAAAATGCTTTCTGAAATGGGTATATACGATCCACAAGGATTTGCTAAACTAGTTGAAATAGCGAAAAACGCTTAG
- the rpmI gene encoding 50S ribosomal protein L35, whose protein sequence is MPKMKTHRGAAKRFKKTGSGKLKRFKAYKSHLTAKKSAKRVRNLRKATTVSSGDAKRISPLLPY, encoded by the coding sequence ATGCCAAAGATGAAGACTCATAGAGGAGCAGCTAAGAGATTTAAGAAGACTGGATCAGGAAAATTAAAGAGATTTAAAGCATATAAAAGTCACTTAACAGCTAAGAAAAGCGCTAAAAGAGTTAGAAACTTAAGAAAAGCTACTACAGTTAGCAGTGGAGATGCAAAGAGAATAAGCCCACTACTACCATATTAA
- the infC gene encoding translation initiation factor IF-3, giving the protein MKELQINEEIRDREIRLISEAGEQLGVVPCKEAQKMAEEKELDLVKISPNAKPPVCKIMDYGKYKYELAKKEKEAKKKQKIISIKEIRLTPNIEENDLQTKAKKANGFLKDEDKVKVSVRFRGRELGNTAAGREVLERFAELTSENGVIDKKPKLEGRNMVMFLSPKSS; this is encoded by the coding sequence ATTAAAGAACTTCAAATCAACGAAGAGATAAGAGATAGGGAAATAAGGCTTATAAGTGAAGCTGGAGAGCAGCTTGGTGTTGTGCCGTGTAAAGAAGCACAGAAAATGGCAGAAGAAAAAGAGCTTGACCTAGTTAAGATATCGCCTAATGCAAAACCACCGGTTTGCAAGATAATGGACTATGGAAAGTACAAGTACGAGCTAGCTAAGAAAGAAAAAGAAGCTAAGAAAAAGCAGAAGATCATAAGCATAAAAGAAATAAGACTTACCCCTAATATAGAGGAAAATGACCTGCAGACAAAGGCCAAGAAAGCCAATGGATTCCTGAAAGATGAAGACAAAGTCAAAGTCAGCGTCAGATTCAGAGGAAGAGAGCTGGGTAATACAGCCGCAGGAAGAGAAGTACTAGAGAGATTTGCAGAGCTAACTTCTGAAAATGGAGTAATAGATAAAAAACCTAAGCTTGAAGGTAGAAATATGGTGATGTTCTTGTCACCTAAAAGCTCGTAG
- a CDS encoding DUF445 domain-containing protein encodes MSDFVKIIMLAAIGAGIGWITNYIAIKLMFRPLNPVSIGGIKLQGLIPKRKAEIAKSIGQVVEQELLSMDDLVGKLMQEENIAPVKNGMRFKIREVVENKLPSIIPASIKNMIVSYIDNIVEEDGDRIIQEFIENLSKEEGGKINFSEIVEEKINSFELDKIEQIVVDIANKELKHIEAIGAFLGLVIGLVQGAVVVFA; translated from the coding sequence ATGAGTGACTTCGTAAAGATAATTATGCTGGCTGCTATAGGTGCAGGGATAGGGTGGATTACAAACTATATAGCTATAAAGCTTATGTTTAGGCCGCTTAACCCTGTGTCGATCGGGGGAATAAAACTACAGGGACTTATTCCTAAGCGAAAAGCCGAGATTGCAAAGAGTATAGGACAAGTGGTGGAGCAAGAACTGCTGTCTATGGATGATCTTGTGGGCAAACTCATGCAGGAAGAAAATATAGCTCCGGTGAAAAACGGAATGAGATTTAAAATAAGAGAGGTAGTCGAAAACAAGCTTCCAAGCATTATTCCGGCGAGTATAAAGAACATGATAGTTTCCTATATAGACAATATAGTCGAGGAAGATGGAGATAGAATCATACAGGAGTTTATAGAAAACCTGTCCAAGGAAGAGGGCGGAAAGATAAACTTCTCTGAGATAGTGGAGGAGAAGATAAATTCCTTTGAGCTAGATAAAATAGAACAGATAGTTGTAGATATAGCCAACAAAGAGCTTAAGCATATAGAAGCTATAGGGGCATTCCTTGGGCTTGTGATAGGTCTAGTACAGGGGGCAGTTGTGGTGTTTGCCTAA
- the ytxC gene encoding sporulation protein YtxC yields MKKVFVLKKYLEFEKSLERRGFKVSTSSYKSYRTVTVDLEKSEMMKLSTDVFDTVKFEYEKRQIEKYIKRQGYGLRDLDLLSSKVREYISNEKNIGTDITTEKKALEMISNYIEKNEVLDLDGFIKFRMKFYKDAILDFAEMSIYDSKLETDYREFMSSFRYYMGRQRPRQKLVSLVIGEKGYAIIDKDSKMIDQSEVKNIGSEISETGLSKEEMVMGTLISTAPEIIHIYREKACSEELVAEIEEVFKGKVKHIFKDKTV; encoded by the coding sequence GTGAAAAAGGTATTTGTTTTAAAAAAATATCTGGAGTTTGAGAAAAGTTTAGAGCGTCGCGGGTTTAAGGTGTCGACATCCAGCTACAAGAGCTACAGAACTGTGACTGTGGATTTAGAAAAGTCTGAAATGATGAAGCTTTCGACTGATGTGTTCGACACGGTGAAGTTTGAATACGAAAAAAGACAGATAGAAAAATACATAAAAAGACAGGGATATGGACTGAGGGACCTGGATTTGCTTTCAAGTAAAGTTAGGGAATACATATCGAATGAAAAAAACATAGGAACAGATATAACTACTGAAAAAAAAGCTTTAGAGATGATTTCAAACTACATAGAGAAAAATGAGGTTTTGGATTTAGATGGATTTATAAAGTTCAGGATGAAGTTCTACAAAGATGCGATTTTAGATTTTGCGGAGATGAGCATATATGATTCAAAACTTGAAACTGACTACCGTGAATTTATGTCGTCGTTTAGATACTATATGGGAAGGCAGAGGCCTAGACAGAAGTTGGTCAGTCTTGTTATAGGGGAGAAAGGATATGCTATAATAGATAAAGACAGCAAAATGATAGATCAGTCTGAGGTCAAGAATATAGGAAGCGAGATAAGTGAAACTGGGCTGAGCAAAGAGGAGATGGTCATGGGGACACTTATAAGCACTGCGCCTGAGATCATACATATATACAGGGAGAAGGCTTGTAGCGAGGAACTTGTAGCCGAAATAGAGGAAGTTTTCAAAGGCAAGGTAAAGCATATATTCAAGGACAAAACAGTATAA
- a CDS encoding DUF6873 family GME fold protein — protein MKARNPFIPSERGDIAVVDGRISPKIEENLREMGVLVIKTVRCESTYEAVSYHPDIVMHPVNERDIVVAPSVAEYYKDRLESHGLKVIAGESEIGMDYPYNIGYNVGRVGNFALHNLKYTDPVLKYYLDKENVEWVYVKQGYSKCSLLPIGDSHVLTSDKGIARVLSGSCGVEVCVIEPGGIVLDGMEYGFIGGSGGMISKGELVLSGSYRNHKSKRRIDEFVKSCGVKVTLASNSSIVDLGSIIFLKSRKGVKL, from the coding sequence ATGAAAGCTAGAAATCCGTTTATTCCAAGTGAAAGAGGAGATATAGCGGTTGTGGATGGGAGGATTTCTCCTAAGATAGAGGAGAACCTGAGAGAAATGGGAGTCTTGGTCATAAAGACTGTTCGGTGTGAAAGTACCTATGAAGCAGTTTCATATCATCCAGACATAGTTATGCATCCGGTGAATGAAAGAGATATAGTCGTAGCGCCGAGTGTAGCTGAATACTACAAGGACAGACTGGAATCACATGGACTTAAGGTTATAGCCGGAGAGTCAGAAATTGGGATGGATTACCCATATAATATAGGGTACAATGTAGGGAGAGTAGGAAATTTCGCATTGCACAATCTAAAATATACTGACCCTGTTTTGAAGTATTATCTGGATAAAGAGAATGTGGAGTGGGTATATGTCAAGCAGGGATACTCCAAATGCTCTCTGCTTCCAATTGGGGACAGCCATGTCTTGACTTCAGACAAAGGGATTGCAAGAGTTTTGTCTGGAAGCTGTGGCGTAGAGGTCTGTGTGATAGAGCCTGGTGGAATAGTGCTGGATGGCATGGAGTATGGATTTATAGGCGGATCTGGGGGTATGATATCTAAAGGTGAGCTGGTGCTTTCAGGAAGCTATAGAAACCACAAGAGTAAAAGAAGAATAGATGAGTTCGTGAAATCTTGTGGTGTAAAAGTCACTTTGGCATCGAACTCAAGCATAGTGGACTTGGGCAGTATTATTTTCTTAAAGAGCAGGAAAGGAGTGAAGTTGTGA